In one window of Arachis ipaensis cultivar K30076 chromosome B06, Araip1.1, whole genome shotgun sequence DNA:
- the LOC107645536 gene encoding haloacid dehalogenase-like hydrolase domain-containing protein 3 (The sequence of the model RefSeq protein was modified relative to this genomic sequence to represent the inferred CDS: added 58 bases not found in genome assembly), which yields MMPLTKLLSRTVSSCFSSSNGRPFAMAAKALQHCRYSSAAAQVAESETEALKDYADYRRSLYGHITHKALLVDAVGTLVLPSQPMAEIYRTIGEKYGVEYSEDEILHRYRRAYSQPWGKSRLRYVNDGRPFWQYIVSYSTGCSDSQYFEELYNYYMTDKAWHLCDPEAEKVFNALRKSGVKLAIVSNFDTRLRPVLRALNCENWFDAVAVSAEVAAEKPNPTIFLKACELLGVNPEDAVHVGDDRRNDVWGARDAGCDAWLWGSDVHSFKEVAQRIGVQV from the exons ATGGCAGACCATTCGCCATGGCTGCAAAAGCCCTTCAACATTGCCGCTACTCTTCTGCGGCGGCGCAAGTTGCAGAATCAGAAACAGAAGCACTCAAGGACTACGCAGATTACAGGAGGTCCCTTTATGGCCACATCACTCACAAGGCGCTTCTTGTTGATGCTGTTGGCACTCTTGTTCTCCCTTCTCAGCCCATGGCCGAG ATATATAGGACAATTGGGGAGAAATATGGAGTGGAGTACTCTGAGGATGAAATATTGCATAGATACAGAAGAGCTTATAGTCAACCTTGGGGCAAATCTCGTCTCAG ATATGTTAATGATGGTAGGCCATTCTGGCAATACATAGTTAGCTATTCCACCGGCTGTTCGGATTCTCAATACTTTGAAGAACTTTATAACTACTATATGACAGACAAG GCATGGCATCTTTGTGATCCTGAAGCAGAAAAAGTGTTTAATGCTCTTAGAAAATCTGGTGTCAAATTGGCTATTGTATCGAATTTCGACACTCGACTGAGACCTGTCCTGCGGGCATTGAATTGTGAAAATTGGTTTGATGCAGTAGCAGTATCTGCCGAG GTTGCAGCTGAGAAGCCAAATCCAACCATATTTCTTAAAGCATGTGAACTACTGGGCGTAAACCCCGAGGATGCTGTTCATGTTGGCGATGATCGTAGAAATGATGTCTGGGGTGCAAGAGATGCAGGCTGCGATGCTTGGCTTTGGGGAAGTGATGTTCACTCCTTTAAAGAG GTAGCTCAGAGGATTGGAGTGCAGGTCTGA